In Mucilaginibacter sp. KACC 22063, the genomic stretch TTAACCAGTTGTTGCTCTATTTTATCTTTGGCAATCTGATATATTAATTAATCCTTATAACGCAATGCGGTATTATGATTAAACCAAGATCAAAAAGAATTACGAATAAGATCAGCGTTGATTACTAAATGCGAAAAGTGATAGACTTAAAAAAAACCTAAATGTAACCTGACCGGCTCAGTCGCGATTGGTGCGGGTTATAAATTTGAAAATTTAACACATGAATCATTTGGCCCGTACGTGCTGTGATAAAGGCCAATTTGTAAATTACGGTTGTTCATGTCAGGCCTTGTCAGCGGGCTTCCGGGTAGGTCAGCCAAATTGATACCGTCATTGCTGGTGCGAACGTAAAATATATTACCCGATTTCTGTATCTGTAGAAAGCGGTTATATTGCCATTCAACTAGAGTATCGTTTTGCGAGCGGTTGGCATTTAATAAATTGGTAATCATGTTTCCGCACTTCCAGGCAGGAAATATACTGTTTTGAATAAGATTTTCGACCCCATCTTCACCTGCTTGCTTCGATATACGTAACATAAAACCCATATTGCTGTTCCCAACTATTTTACGCTCTTTAAATCTCCTATATCTGTCACTTCCACCTCTGCAACGAAATCGCCAAATATATTGCGATATAAAAATGGATCGTAGGGCTGGTTGACATCGAGTTAGCCCCCTTTGATTCAAGCAACAGAATATTGTCGCCGCTGTTTATACGGAACGGCTGCTGCGCATGATCTGCATTTATGCCGCTCCTGATGGTATCATGTACCCCCTCTTCTACAAAATCTCTTTTACGCAAAAAATCATCTTCGATAAGCTCGAAAGAATATAAGGAAGTGCTTAATCTTGACGGTTGTGCTTTTGAACTTACGTTACCATAATTATCTTTATTTTAAAAGAGTAATCGTATTATAATATGCAGCATCCTGCCAGCCACTGCTTTTCCTACTGTCTTCCTCGTTAATAAAATTATATTGCACGTTTACCTGTGCAGAACCATGGTCTGCCGCGCTCATTTCAATAATACTAGCGGTAATCGCAATCGGATAATATTTAAACACAGGCTTTCTTCTACAGGCACAGGTAGCCTTTCTCTCCAATCCTTATCTAAAGCGCTTACATATGCAGTAGATAAACATTGTGCAAAAACTGTAAACTTGTCAACGGCACCTTTAAAGTTGCGACCTAAATCAGGTCGTTTAAAAAGGCGGAGTTTATTTAAAGAAAGTGAAACTAGTAAACCATCAACAGTGTACCTGTAGTTGTTAACCTGAGAAACCTCGCTTTTGCATTCCCATGACCTAACGTAGGAGAGTCATGCTGAAAATTATTACGGCGGTCGGAATAGGTTTTCCACGTTAAACCATCAATATATGATTCTATTAGATATTGATAATACGAGGTGGGGGATTCAAATTGAGTTAATACCTGTTTTACCGATTTTATCGAGCCAAGATCAATGCTGATCCAGGCAGCATTGCTGCCATCATCTGCAGGTTTACAAAGGGTGCCGTTATTGTTATTATTTGCGAAAGATGGTTTATAAAAATCATTATAACAGGAAGATGCAGTTGTTTTTTAAGATAAGTCTCATCTGGTACATTAACAGATAGTTTGCACAATACTCCAACACCAATATGGTTGGAATTAATTTTTGAATGTTTCCATCTGCGTCAAAAGTCATCTTATCTGCATAGACCTGCCGATGCTAACCCCCGTTGGAATGAGAGTTATTGTGCCCACGATCAACTTTTTCATAATTAAAATACCGTGGGTTTCCATCCCTCAATTGCCAGTTGTTTTTAAAGTTGCTATCAGCACTTAAAAACATATCACTAATTACTAGATTACCTCCGGTTATATTTTTGCTGTTAACCGAGCCAACTCATTACTTATTTGGCTGTTTCAAATATTATCTGTTTGACGCCTTTTTCGGGTTCGACCCAAAATAAGATGTGTTATTATGATCGGTTTTTTTCTGGTACCAAAATTGATCTCCTTTTGTAGTCCAATGTGGATTAAGGCTTAGAGTTACCGGAATCTTTCTTGTAATGGAATCAAGGGCATCTGCATCTGTATAGTTTTTCAATATATCCTTATCAGTAGGCCAATATAGTTTTAGTTAATTCTGTTGCGAATAACTAATATGAGTTACCAATATAAATAGAAGTATTGACGGCACTTACCGATAATTTGCCATAGTTTAAAAAGGATAAAATTAGCGATGTTCACTAAGAATTTTATTTACAAATTAACCTGTTATAGCAGACATTTAACAAACCGGCTATATTTAAGTAAATTTATACACTCGATTAGCTGACTGCCAGTTTGATGCTGATGATATTATTGTTATAACAGTCCAGATAGGTGCGTGGCGAATTTCCTGTTATGCTCCTAAATACACGATTAAAGTTGGTAACACTTTTAAAACCACACTTATAGGCCACTATGTTTATGCTTTCAAATTTGTGTGAGATTAATTTTTTACAGGCTTCGTTAATGCGAACGTCATTTAGAAACGCTGTGAATGTTTGACCAGTATGTTTTTTGAAATACCGACAAAATGATTCAGGAGTCATGTGCGCTATTTCAGCTACTTCATCCAAAGCAATGGGTTCGCCATAGTTTTGAATAATATAATTGTATATTTTCCCAATCTTTATACCATCATTGTCCGTTATGTTTGGTAGTTTACCAAAGGTGGAAAGTGGCTGCATTTTGCATTTTATATTGCTGAAAGTTTTAAGTATTTGAATAAAATATACTAGTTGATCTTGTCTTGATGCTTTTTGAAGATTTGTCATTAACTGTGAAATCTTACTAATTAAGGAGCTTGGCACTTTAAGTCCCTGATAATGTTGTTGCAAAAACATAAGACAAGGTTTTAACTCGGGCAAGTTGAATAAGGAAGATAGAGTTCCTTCTGGATCAAAAAATATTGTAAGCGCCTCGACCATTTTTTCTGAATTTGATGTAAAATATTCGGGATTGCTTTTAAATACATGTGGAAGATTAGCTCCAATAAGAAACAAATCTCCAGGTATATAATCGTGCATACTCGTTCCGGCTATTAGCGTACCTTCTCCACGCTTAATCCAAGTGAGTTGTATTTCTTTATGGCGGTGAAGGTATGGATAATGAAATGGCAAATAAACATGCTCTGTTATCACGCTCTTATCGTGCGGGACCGGAATTGTAAACTGTAAAACTTTCATCTCATTATATTTGGTAACGACCAATTTATAATTCGTTAACTAAATATTAAAAAACAATAATAATATGGTTAATATATTAGAAATATTTGGTAAATTACAATTGAAGAGCCTGTCTAATATATTCCTTATTGCCGGAGCCGCAACGATTTTACTCTCAATGCTGACAATCAGCTTACTATGTGCTTATGCACAAGCCGAAGTTATTTCAGTCAACCTGATCGAGCCGGTCGTCATATTTTTAAATTTTTTCATCATTGAGTTAAGATGATTTTCGGTATGGTCTAAATCTGACTTTATCTTCAAAATGTCAGTTTTAATAAAAAGCTTTGCAGATTTTTGTTTTGCTGAACACCGTTCAATAAATTTGTCGCGATTTAAATTAATCCAGGCCATCATGAAAAAAGTATTGATCACAGGCGCCAGCGGAGGCATCGGGCTCGAAACAGCCCGGCAGCTGGCTCAACAGAATTACCAGGTTACACTGGTAGCCCGTAACAGGGACCGCCTTGAAAAGGCGTTAAACAGTTTAAGTGGCAACGGCCATACCATCCTGGTCGCTGATCTGAACGACAAAGAGGATTTGCAAAAGCTGGCGGCACATCTAAGTGCTGAAAAGTACGACGTGCTTATTAATAATGCAGGTACAGGCACCTACGGAAAATTCACGGAGATCGCGCTGGAAGACCAACTGGCCACTATGCAGCTGAATATGCAGGCATTGGTAACCCTCTCTTATAGCTTTCTACAAAATGCTACATCGGGAGATGCGCTGGTCAATATCGGCTCGCTGCTGGCCCATTCTTCGCTGCCGGGCGGTTCTGTGTACGCAGCCACCAAGAGTTTCGTCGCCAATTTCTCCGAATCATTATGGTATGAGTTCAAGCACAAAGGGGTTTACGTGACGGGCTTTAATCCAGGCGCGGCTAACTCAGATTTTCATGCACACGCAGGCGCAAAGACCAGTGATTTCCCTAAATTTGTGGTATCCTCGGTAGAAGATGTCGCCCGGGAACTTACCGGCGCGTTGCAAAAAAGGCAGAAAGGAAGGGTAATACAGGGATGGAAGAACCGGTTTATGCTGTTCGGTTTCAAGCTGTTGAACAGAAACGCTGCGGTGAGTATTATGGGTGGGATCAGTCCGGGAATGGCTGATTAGCTATAAACTCCAATCCTAAGTTTCGCCGCACGAATGGCGATCTTATATTTGTACATTATAATGATCTGAAAATGGGCATAGCAGAAAGAAAACTAAAAGAGAAACAGGAAATGCACAAACGCATCCTTAACGGTGCGCGTAAGATATTTTTAGAAAAGGGTTATGAAAAAACCAGTATGCGTAATATTGCTGCCGAGATCAGTTATAGCCAGGGCTCACTTTATTTCTACTACAAAGATAAGAGTGAGATTTTTCACGAATTGCATAAAGAAGGCTTCCGGCTGTTGCTCACCCAATTAAAAGTATTGGACAAGGTAGCTGATCCATTTGAACGCTTAAAGGCCTCCGGGCGCATTTTTATTCAATTCGCGCAGGAAAACAAGGATTACTATAACCTGATGTTCATTGTTGACGAACCTGTCAAAGACGCTTTGTCCGAAGGATTTCAGATCGCTGAAGAAGCGATCAGTTATATGAAAGGAATGGTACAGGAATGTCAGCAGAAAGGTAGGTTCGCGGATATGGACACAGAGTATTTTACATTCCTGATCATTTCGGTAGTACATGGCATCTGTGCACTTTTTTGCAAGCACCGTAACACCAGCTTCGTCGGCAAGACCGATGAAGAACTCATGGCGAACGGGTATGAGTCTTTCGTAGCCCTGCTCGAAAAAAGCTAGCGTTTTTTTTGCTTTTGAATTGAACACCGTTTAAAATTAAAACAATGATTAAAAATGAAATTTAGCAATCAAATATTATATCAACTTTTGGTAATATCGGCAACCTTAACGGCTGCACCCAATGTGAAAGCCCAGGGCAGGCTGGATGAGTACGTCCGGCAGGGCCTTGCCTCCAATGAGAGCATCAGGCAGCAAAACTTTGTTCTCGAAAAAAATGTATACGCGTTAAAAGAAGCAAAAAGCATGTTCCTGCCGGATGTTACTTTTTCGACCACTTACACCAAAGCCGATGGCGGGCGTACAATAGATTTCCCTGCCGGGGATCTGCTTAACAGTGCCTATGCTACCTTGAACAAACTGACGGGAAGCAATGCTTTTCCGCAGCTGCAAAACCAGCACATCCTGATCAACCCGGATAATTTTTACGATGCTAAGCTGCGTACCACCCTCCCCATTCTGAACGCAGAATTGATCTATAATAAGCGGATCAAACAGCAGCAGGTAGACCTGCAAAAGACCGAGGTGCTGCTTTACAAACGTGAATTGGTTAAAGAGATCAAAACGGCTTATTATACCTATTTGAAAGCGACCAGCGCAACGAATATCTATGCGTCATCGCTGCGACTGGTTGAAGAAGGGCAGCGCATCAATACCAAACTGTACGACAATAACAAGGTAAACCGTACTGTGGTATTGAGGAGCCAGAACGAGGTGTCCAGGATCAACGCTTCGCTTACTACTGCGAAAAAAAATGCCG encodes the following:
- a CDS encoding AraC family transcriptional regulator, translated to MKVLQFTIPVPHDKSVITEHVYLPFHYPYLHRHKEIQLTWIKRGEGTLIAGTSMHDYIPGDLFLIGANLPHVFKSNPEYFTSNSEKMVEALTIFFDPEGTLSSLFNLPELKPCLMFLQQHYQGLKVPSSLISKISQLMTNLQKASRQDQLVYFIQILKTFSNIKCKMQPLSTFGKLPNITDNDGIKIGKIYNYIIQNYGEPIALDEVAEIAHMTPESFCRYFKKHTGQTFTAFLNDVRINEACKKLISHKFESINIVAYKCGFKSVTNFNRVFRSITGNSPRTYLDCYNNNIISIKLAVS
- a CDS encoding SDR family NAD(P)-dependent oxidoreductase, whose amino-acid sequence is MSVLIKSFADFCFAEHRSINLSRFKLIQAIMKKVLITGASGGIGLETARQLAQQNYQVTLVARNRDRLEKALNSLSGNGHTILVADLNDKEDLQKLAAHLSAEKYDVLINNAGTGTYGKFTEIALEDQLATMQLNMQALVTLSYSFLQNATSGDALVNIGSLLAHSSLPGGSVYAATKSFVANFSESLWYEFKHKGVYVTGFNPGAANSDFHAHAGAKTSDFPKFVVSSVEDVARELTGALQKRQKGRVIQGWKNRFMLFGFKLLNRNAAVSIMGGISPGMAD
- a CDS encoding TetR/AcrR family transcriptional regulator; translated protein: MGIAERKLKEKQEMHKRILNGARKIFLEKGYEKTSMRNIAAEISYSQGSLYFYYKDKSEIFHELHKEGFRLLLTQLKVLDKVADPFERLKASGRIFIQFAQENKDYYNLMFIVDEPVKDALSEGFQIAEEAISYMKGMVQECQQKGRFADMDTEYFTFLIISVVHGICALFCKHRNTSFVGKTDEELMANGYESFVALLEKS
- a CDS encoding TolC family protein, producing MKFSNQILYQLLVISATLTAAPNVKAQGRLDEYVRQGLASNESIRQQNFVLEKNVYALKEAKSMFLPDVTFSTTYTKADGGRTIDFPAGDLLNSAYATLNKLTGSNAFPQLQNQHILINPDNFYDAKLRTTLPILNAELIYNKRIKQQQVDLQKTEVLLYKRELVKEIKTAYYTYLKATSATNIYASSLRLVEEGQRINTKLYDNNKVNRTVVLRSQNEVSRINASLTTAKKNAESARYYFNFLLNRPLTDSIQLDSITVLPAQDQLLSSNISGREELSKLGIAKEINSNLTGLARSYLIPKVGTSLDLGSQAFDWKVNSQSRYYFLGVSLEWNLFSFGRHSNRIKQTIADQQALASQTDYVQQQLLTELKVRQAGMQSAMAQYEAAKSQLKTSRTYYSDMLKLYKQGTAIYIELLDAQNQWIDAQLQANIALYDTWIANTAIERANASFTIQ